AACTATTAATCCAGATTTTCCTTTAACCTTGGAACTACTTTCACATTTCTGCAATGAAAACAGCAATTTTGATTTTATAAACACTGTAAATAGCCTTACACTATGCTACAATTTTCTTGTATACCTaccataaatataattttattaataaagaatgtttttttatgtacagTTTTTTGGACACACACACCTTGTACCACCCCTCCTTcatcgcacttcgccagggcgccgttaattcactaaaatctgaagttgcgctcagggaggcgaaaggtagcgaagttgcgctagcgttaattcgtcaagcaaagcgaagttacactagcaatgcctaatttgcatacggcaccaaagttaaagtacaatggacgtttatgtagaagcaaatacattacactacacaaacctgggaaagcttcataaaataaaatagagttgttattttgccctatacatgtagACACTGTATAGTTCAGGTGCCATAtgataggaaatgtaggggggaaggagggtgcccccaaaaaaatttacaatctttttcagcctatcacctttaaaaaaggaaaagacgccagcgttttttgggacttagaaaaagcaTTAGCCGCTTCACGCCCCAATGTGTTTGTGTATAATTGCTTTTGAATGAAAATAACATTTGTGAAGAcagttcaaatttgaaatttctaCACCATGTTTAGATATCAGGCATTATTTACATATTATGGGGAAGGGTGCAATGTACAATAAAGTTGTCCTGTCATCCTGTCCCATGGTAATTGCACAAATCATttcaaaaagaaaagataaatatcatctaaaaaaaaactagatgtcTAATCACATAGATTCTTTGCCTTCAGAGTGCAAGTAAACCCATTAACGTTAGAAATGTGTCCTTCTGACTCACGGACCACAGTTGAAGCTGAGGAACATCGATTGATCTCAAATAGAGAAATCAATTTATTTTACCTGCTGTCTTTGATGTCAGTATAAAGTTCTAGTGATGTTAACAGATACGATTGCCAacaatataataaagttcaaaaaCACAACTACAACTCCaagtcaaatttgtaaaaattaaatgCACTCAAACTCTCAtacatatatagtaacatagtaagttaggttgaaaaaagacacatgaccatcaagttcaacctttaatttttttttaacctgcctaactgccagttgatccagaggaaggcaaaaaaaccccatctgaatcctctccaatttgcctcagagggggaaaaaaattcggaccagtccctggatgaacttgtactatgagctatcttccataaccctgtattccttcacttgctaaacaccatccaacccattcttaaagctatctaatgtatcagcctgtacaactgattcagggagagaattccacatcttcacagatcaCACTGTAGAAAACCCCTttcgaatatttaggtggaaccaaTATTCTTCTACATGTGTTGTACATCAACTCTACTCTTATGACATGTCATacacatagaaaaaggaaaaatacatcCAGAGACTGCAGATCTACTGGGTACATCAACTCAACAATGAACAGAACACCCAGATGAAAACCATACAAATGCAGATAGCACATGCAAATATGGCAGATACGGCCAAGGTCAggatcaaactcaggaccccagagCTACAAAGCAATATTGCTAACCATTGAACCGCATGCTccctacattatatatttttttatatcaatatCGCATTCAGACTTCTTACCTAGAAACAATACTAGTCTTACATGAGACACTGTAGTTTCTCAGTCAACATTATTAAATGAAATCTTCATCTTAAGGCCACATATTTAAAAGCTTAATGGAAGGAAGGACTTTCATTGAACTAGTGTCTGTTTGTTACTAAGATCTCTATGTATTGTCTCTCTACTGTTGCAAATGTCAGCACACTTGACAGCAGAAGTCTATCAGGAGATGTGAGATTTTACAGTAGTAGATGCTTAACTGGACTTTTGTTGCACTATCAATAgctacagggttggactgggccggcgggacaccgaaaaaacccagtgggccccaggtccTTTGTGGACCCCACCATCCAAAACCTGATATTGCCcctgacctccctccctggcccccggTCACAGCTGCAAGAAAGCAAAACATATGCACAGGTggacagagggggatttgggGGGCCCAGAAGGGGCCTTGTGGCTGGGATGGGAGGCCGGGGAGTGTATAAGGGGCCCCTCAGGTAACAGCCCTGGTCAGTCTGACGCTTAATAGCTAGGCAATGCATGCATTGAAGTCTAGCAGGAGATGCAAGATTTCACAGTAACAGATAATTAACTGGAATAGATTTTGTTGTATTATCAATACCTAGACAATGTATGCATTGTTAATGTGCTATAAAAGATAAGGAAAATATGCTGTATGTACAGGaaacacaaatacatttgtaaaaatattcTGATTAATACTATATTTTCAAAAATCTAACTAGATTGCTTCCTGCTTACTCACCTGTAGAGTGTCAGTAACCCCATTTACATGTATATCTGTATCACTGACCATTGTTTTCAGCTCAGAGAAATTAAGAGGTCTCAAATAGGAAAAATCATTTATTTCTGATGGAGAAAAACAGGTTTTGTAACATTGCCCTTGAGGATCCGAGGGCTCCATTCTAACCTCCATGAACTTCAATGTACCATCTGTGTTTAAGTGAAGAGTTGGCCTGCACTGTTCAGTGTAGTACTTGGGCTGTGGGCTTCCAAGGCAGCAGGAGCACATTGTAGAACTTGACTCTTTTCTTAAACATTTAGCAAGTAATATAATGAAAGTAACCAAGGAAACTAAACTAACAGCAACTAACGATATAATCAAATACAAGGTCATCTCTGGTTTGTTATTGGAAGTGACAAAACTCTGGGACTTAGGCCTCTCTGGGAAAATGGTATCCTCAAGTGTAATATATAAGGTAACAGTAGTTGATAAAGCAGGTTCCCCATGATCCTTCACCACAATGACAAGCCTTTGATCAATTTGATCAGTTTCCTGTAATCCACGAACAGTTTGAATTTCACCATGGGAAGAAGATATTTGAAAAAGGGATGGATCTGTTCCATCTACTATATGATAGGATAGCCATGCATTATGTCCTGAATCTAAATCCACTGAAGATACTTTGGTAACCATAAAGCCAGCAGGAGCTGATGTGGGAATTTTCTGTTGAGGACTGATCTGTCTTGAATGCTCTGGATACAACACCAAAGGAGCATTATCATTTTGATCcaatatgaaaatgaaaactgttaTGTTGGAAGAAAGCTTTGGAAATCCAGAATCTTCAACCTTCACTATAACTTGCAAAACCTGGATTTGTTCATAGTCAAAAGAACCTTGTGCATAGATATTACCACTCTTAGAGTCAATATTTACTAAAGAAAGGATAGAAGAAGCATCAGTCTTCCGTTCAACAACAGAGTAAGTGAGGACTGAATTTAACCCATCATCCGGATCAACTGCTGATACTGTACATAGAAAACTTCCAGGGTCATTGTTCTCTCTTATAAAAGCATTTACATGTGGCTGAGAAAATACTGGTGGATTATCATTTATATCTGAAATATTTATACTTAGAGACATTGCTGTGCGCAGCGGAGGGGAACCTAAGTCGGTTGCAATCAGATCAAGAACATATTGTGCAACTTTCTCTCTATCAAGATCTCCATCTGTTACTATTGTATAACGATTGTTAAAGGGTTTTATTTTAAATGGGAGGTTTGGTGAAATCTCCAGAAATACCTCTCCATTTTTACCGGAGTCTTTATCTCTTAAACTTAGGAAACCGACTGCAGTTCCCAAAGCTGCATTTTCTGGTACTTCATTCAACAAGGAGGTTAATGTTATTTCTGGTACATTATCATTAACATCTTCTATTTCTATTAGGATAAGGCAACGACTTACATGTTCTGGGATTCCTTTGTCTTTTGCCCTAACTGATATTTCATAAAATTCTTTTTCTTCAAAATCTATAACACCATTGACTGAAATCTCTCCAGAATGTTGGTTTAGGGTGAATAATTCTTTCATGGAATTCAGTGTATGGTAGTCAAAGAAGTATTCAATTTCTCCATTATGTCCTTCATCCCGATCAGTTGCATTGAGTTTCAAAATAACAGTATTTTGTGGTGTATTTTCTAGTAAGCCAACTTTATACTTAGAATGATCAAAAACCGGTGCATTGTCATTGCTGTCAAGAACAATTACTGTTATCTGAGATGTACCCGATCTAGGTGGTTTGCCACCATCAAAAGCAGTAATTATGAGTTTATGAGATTCCTTTTCTTCTCTATCTAAATTTTTTTCTATAACTAACTCTGGTACCAGCGTTCCATCTTTTCGAGTGTTTATTGATAAAGAAAAATATGGGTTTGGAGTCAGTGTATATTTGGAAACACCATTATTCCTTATGTCTGGATCCTCAGCATTCTCCAAAGGAAATTGTGTGCCTGGATTTGCCAGAGCTTCGGAAATTGTAATTAACTGATCTTTGCTTGAAAATAATGGAGAATTATCATTGATGTCAACAATTTCAATTTCCACACTGAAAAGCTCCAGTGGGTTTTCAATAATTATTTCTAaaggtaaaatacattttgtaccaGATCCACACAAGCTTTCTCGGTCGATCTTTTCATTAACAGTCAAGTCTCCAGTTCTGGGATTTAGTGCAAAATATTTTACACTTCCCTCTGTGCCCAGTCGCATTCTGCGATCAGCAGAATTCAATACAAGATCTTGTGCTACATTTGCTATAAAAGTCCCTGGTCCTGATTCCTCAGTAACTGAATAACGAAGCTGCC
Above is a genomic segment from Xenopus laevis strain J_2021 chromosome 3L, Xenopus_laevis_v10.1, whole genome shotgun sequence containing:
- the pcdhga3.L gene encoding protocadherin gamma subfamily A, 3 L homeolog isoform X23; this encodes MDIHNPTKHWKWQVVIVPFLCSLGWVSGQLRYSVTEESGPGTFIANVAQDLVLNSADRRMRLGTEGSVKYFALNPRTGDLTVNEKIDRESLCGSGTKCILPLEIIIENPLELFSVEIEIVDINDNSPLFSSKDQLITISEALANPGTQFPLENAEDPDIRNNGVSKYTLTPNPYFSLSINTRKDGTLVPELVIEKNLDREEKESHKLIITAFDGGKPPRSGTSQITVIVLDSNDNAPVFDHSKYKVGLLENTPQNTVILKLNATDRDEGHNGEIEYFFDYHTLNSMKELFTLNQHSGEISVNGVIDFEEKEFYEISVRAKDKGIPEHVSRCLILIEIEDVNDNVPEITLTSLLNEVPENAALGTAVGFLSLRDKDSGKNGEVFLEISPNLPFKIKPFNNRYTIVTDGDLDREKVAQYVLDLIATDLGSPPLRTAMSLSINISDINDNPPVFSQPHVNAFIRENNDPGSFLCTVSAVDPDDGLNSVLTYSVVERKTDASSILSLVNIDSKSGNIYAQGSFDYEQIQVLQVIVKVEDSGFPKLSSNITVFIFILDQNDNAPLVLYPEHSRQISPQQKIPTSAPAGFMVTKVSSVDLDSGHNAWLSYHIVDGTDPSLFQISSSHGEIQTVRGLQETDQIDQRLVIVVKDHGEPALSTTVTLYITLEDTIFPERPKSQSFVTSNNKPEMTLYLIISLVAVSLVSLVTFIILLAKCLRKESSSTMCSCCLGSPQPKYYTEQCRPTLHLNTDGTLKFMEVRMEPSDPQGQCYKTCFSPSEINDFSYLRPLNFSELKTMVSDTDIHVNGVTDTLQQAQPNADWRFSQAAQKPGPSGTQPTEEAGVWPNNQFETERLQAMILASANEAAEGTSGLGGGTGTMGLSARYGPQFTLQHVPDYRQNVYIPGSTLTPTNGGGKREGKGNKKKSSKKDKK
- the pcdhga3.L gene encoding protocadherin gamma subfamily A, 3 L homeolog isoform X26; this translates as MDIHNPTKHWKWQVVIVPFLCSLGWVSGQLRYSVTEESGPGTFIANVAQDLVLNSADRRMRLGTEGSVKYFALNPRTGDLTVNEKIDRESLCGSGTKCILPLEIIIENPLELFSVEIEIVDINDNSPLFSSKDQLITISEALANPGTQFPLENAEDPDIRNNGVSKYTLTPNPYFSLSINTRKDGTLVPELVIEKNLDREEKESHKLIITAFDGGKPPRSGTSQITVIVLDSNDNAPVFDHSKYKVGLLENTPQNTVILKLNATDRDEGHNGEIEYFFDYHTLNSMKELFTLNQHSGEISVNGVIDFEEKEFYEISVRAKDKGIPEHVSRCLILIEIEDVNDNVPEITLTSLLNEVPENAALGTAVGFLSLRDKDSGKNGEVFLEISPNLPFKIKPFNNRYTIVTDGDLDREKVAQYVLDLIATDLGSPPLRTAMSLSINISDINDNPPVFSQPHVNAFIRENNDPGSFLCTVSAVDPDDGLNSVLTYSVVERKTDASSILSLVNIDSKSGNIYAQGSFDYEQIQVLQVIVKVEDSGFPKLSSNITVFIFILDQNDNAPLVLYPEHSRQISPQQKIPTSAPAGFMVTKVSSVDLDSGHNAWLSYHIVDGTDPSLFQISSSHGEIQTVRGLQETDQIDQRLVIVVKDHGEPALSTTVTLYITLEDTIFPERPKSQSFVTSNNKPEMTLYLIISLVAVSLVSLVTFIILLAKCLRKESSSTMCSCCLGSPQPKYYTEQCRPTLHLNTDGTLKFMEVRMEPSDPQGQCYKTCFSPSEINDFSYLRPLNFSELKTMVSDTDIHVNGVTDTLQAQPNADWRFSQAAQKPGPSGTQPTEEAGVWPNNQFETERLQAMILASANEAAEGTSGLGGGTGTMGLSARYGPQFTLQHVPDYRQNVYIPGSTLTPTNGGGKREGKGNKKKSSKKDKK